A single Heterodontus francisci isolate sHetFra1 chromosome 11, sHetFra1.hap1, whole genome shotgun sequence DNA region contains:
- the LOC137375506 gene encoding maestro heat-like repeat-containing protein family member 1: MKIVQDFESLREVVLIEEFQNIVPSGMRSHLEEHKITIVTGLGLEMFGEIGETGNLISKRDLVRMRKMAKVSTQTLLRSFGYLKVSNWEAASLKKITAKVVIEKLAQFFTRYGFPKEILSNQESNFMPGIFQEVMYNLGMKQFKSSVYHPQSQGEMFCTAERNYHAGLCVKAPRKACAVAREHLKASQRPVRRQKKFRKSTDNKNKVNIISKELKTLSQKCFDHQQKKFYIKGQEKYLSSTKMVMNRLQCSLSMIMNLLSDHNEFVKLRFSQSLRKLGCINHQLVLTFCHKYITKNKLPAEQHTALLMAITCIIQDNIEDLDKSLAKKLIKLALKDTTGSEHVMNEHREAASSLVVSLGAKFPIDIFNKIQSVFKSRPQTYFYMVLTMARLCRANVYCTVPLLKPVFKTMLLMLPKVTDGEMKWAFCVALGVFSESILEYLSNTEETPKQRLNKKILHKISDAYDLLFNFWLPMKEPKVSIAVMETVDPIIHLLPHDKLKKELPNLITNILSMYQGTCPDPRVTKGLCSVLRTALELNSEVIVTQLQSLQNSLHKHICIVMEQPINPSSEKQLYEILCCFRVLAPAFTDQILDFLQMQLAIDNDQVQLGTLVVLIYLIENVPSNMESGKNQIMTSLQRSFSSESNRVKGLLAKLLYTMASHNYLELEGGKEMVEFIIQQCALPMEENENREIKEQLSNYLVDVVTDNDLRRLYETLIKKLTTTLTIDNVLWEYLLEFVMTIKYTEAFTTVCNALVNLGRKKLNADMTEFVLMSEDHPNLPNPRTLFTRLLTVSSSLYQGKDRGAAALNLLHILGKNIHPAAMRVWDKELPTLVDFLWENSEHSNLQNDWEEKLLVLLSQTLEAITEETWIIQLIVEMTKQVHMYHLSPLEKGFLYKCLGRALQMTQDKVIVKKSLKEMIQSVQHNEDAERDGVASGIGNCALTHLDTTLSVLKDFTNLKTSKTTSIFHLIKNQGDDEIIKVKSMLILCYGQIISHCPGDLILPRIETEILHNVLSNYNLKIFGHKVEVKDLTLKLNLIKAVMLLANVIHPNEEHTSYTLTRKAELLSCMQELVMAEPTETLTTSVRKSAIDACTSLIKLEPSFDVNSELITVCVNSVFNLPALESCSVNESTNMDIVERQKLYSETLASLQQFLKQCLVLALSPDGLQALFKNMETGIQSTKEHDRETAMETTLQLVTFYLNNFDMSKKVPSHDVVTIIGCVTLQCADPSHVVRESAIKSLYVLVYIQLHLEGFPMGHQDQEVEHLKTIKVGLNELSDQAFFQTCTDVGNVLSKHIANDQLDTLLFTIFNGLTDKQWNVSYAASIVTNVLIKKRGASLADIPGTIKVLYSHLHSITEPRVTRAVTYSISILASHNVPAVLSTLLTYPVPFDRHISSIWKSLLREKTLATATIKYLLDNLKSLYDGSSDSHAKSAKGSATQLRLVGLCALREVVCDSDSGQVINSLYPQLVSNLLIHLSFSVWVRFPTNFLNISKNRTTCSPSLKLNEADACHYAAEILQAVVTKGNGDAANMREMEGWDLIISPRKHHEGVTLLASTLTVCAAPQLSSIVEELTPFLVTTGTSQRITIAAFFGELLKHSVVSDLLLMDTLLESLVQCLIDESPIVQWLALVGLGNAAIGASQKIDKYSIKLLSIMISIIDQTSRPKNLIAVEAMSNISKILDQRQNYENPILGNVAIVIQPYLDHQHEKVRAAAFNVLRKLIIFRAVEINTPFMEDIKSTFFSLLLHLNDENIEVVKICKSSLKFFGARMESENIDKMFRDLSFEETTLDYEEYLNNVSKHIGKDLPNQVTFYINSCAVFIRNVLPEIRSNAVTFLGFLMDNAPPDYYRSPAADQICDDVIALLSDPVQHVRMKAAKAIRYLCMY; the protein is encoded by the exons ATGAAGATTGTACAAGACTTCGAGAGCCTTCGAGAAGTAGTTCTAATAGAAGAATTCCAAAATATTGTCCCTTCAGGAATgaggtcccacctggaagaacataaaattA CAATAGTCACAGGCCTCGGTTTGGAAATGTTCGGAGAAATTGGAGAGACAGGAAATTTGATAAGCAAAAGAGATCTGGTTCGAATGAGAAAGATGGCAAAGGTTAGTACACAGACACTGCTCAG GTCATTTGGTTATTTGAAAGTCTCAAACTGGG AGGCAGCATCATTGAAGAAGATCACAGCAAAAGTTGTCATTGAGAAGTTGGCCCAGTTTTTCACTAGGTATGGGTTTCCAAAAGAAATTCTGTCTAACCAGGAGTCAAATTTCATGCCTGGTATATTTCAGGAGGTCATGTATAATTTAGGAATGAAGCAGTTCAAATCATCTGTTTATCACCCacagtcccaag gagagatgttttgCACAGCAGAAAGAAACTACCATGCTGGATTATGTGTCAAAGCTCCAAGAAAGGCTTGTGCAgtggccagagaacatctcaaggcatctcagcgG CCAGTTAGGAGGCAAAAGAAATTCAGAAAATCAACTGATAACAAGAACAAAGTCAACATCATCAGCAAGGAGCTAAAGACTCTGAGCCAAAAGTGTTTTGATCACCAACAAAAAAAGTTCTATATTAAAGGACAAGAGAAATATTTGAGTTCCACCAAAATGGTCATGAACAGATTGCAATGCTCATTGAGCATGATTATGAACTTGCTTTCTGATCACAATGAGTTTGTGAAACTCAGATTCTCTCAGTCACTACGGAAACTAGGATGCATCAATCACCAACTAGTACTTACATTCTGTCATAAGTACATTACCAAAAATAAATTGCCAGCAGAACAACACACTGCCTTACTAATGGCTATAACATGTATCATACAAGACAACATTGAAGACTTAGACAAATCACTGGCTAAAAAGCTGATAAAATTAGCTTTGAAGGACACGACCGGTTCGGAGCATGTGATGAATGAACATCGAGAGGCAGCAAGTAGCCTCGTGGTTAGTCTGGGTGCCAAGTTTCCCATTGACATTTTCAACAAGATACAGTCAGTGTTCAAGTCTCGGCCACAAACATATTTCTACATGGTGCTGACAATGGCGAGGCTGTGTAGAGCAAACGTGTATTGCACTGTACCCCTGTTAAAACCTGTCTTCAAAACTATGCTCCTCATGCTTCCAAAAGTGACAGATGGGGAAATGAAGTGGGCTTTCTGTGTTGCTTTGGGGGTTTTTAGTGAGAGCATTCTAGAATACCTCTCAAACACGGAGGAAACCCCAAAGCAGAGACTAAATAAGAAGATATTGCATAAGATATCTGATGCTTACGATTTACTTTTCAACTTTTGGCTGCCCATGAAAGAGCCCAAGGTGAGCATAGCAGTGATGGAAACAGTAGACCCGATAATCCACTTACTGCCTCATGACAAACTGAAGAAGGAGCTCCCCAACTTAATTACAAACATTCTCTCCATGTACCAGGGAACTTGCCCTGATCCTCGTGTCACTAAAGGTCTGTGCAGTGTACTTCGCACTGCCCTAGAATTGAACAGTGAAGTAATCGTGACGCAACTGCAGAGTCTGCAGAACAGTTTACACAAACACATCTGCATCGTGATGGAACAACCCATCAACCCATCTTCTGAGAAGCAACTATATGAAATCCTTTGCTGCTTCAGAGTTCTAGCTCCAGCCTTTACTGACCAGATCCTAGATTTCCTTCAGATGCAACTGGCAATTGATAATGACCAAGTTCAACTTGGGACACTGGTTGTGCTGATTTATCTTATTGAGAATGTCCCATCAAACATGGAAAGTGGGAAGAATCAGATTATGACCAGCCTACAACGATCATTTTCATCTGAGAGTAACAGAGTGAAGGGACTACTTGCCAAGTTACTATACACAATGGCCAGTCACAATTACCTGGAGCTAGAAGGAGGAAAGGAAATGGTGGAATTTATCATCCAACAGTGTGCTCTGCCCATGGAGGAGAATGAGAACAGAGAAATCAAAGAGCAGCTCAGCAACTATCTGGTGGATGTTGTTACGGATAATGATTTACGCAGACTGTATGAAACTTTGATCAAAAAGCTGACAACAACTTTAACAATTGACAATGTTCTCTGGGAATACCTTTTGGAATTTGTGATGACAATCAAGTACACAGAGGCCTTCACAACAGTCTGTAATGCCTTAGTAAATCTCGGAAGAAAGAAACTGAATGCTGACATGACAGAATTTGTTCTCATGTCTGAAGACCATCCAAATCTTCCTAATCCTCGTACATTGTTTACCCGTCTATTGACAGTATCTTCTTCTCTGTATCAGGGAAAAGACAGAGGTGCTGCTGCTCTGAATTTGCTACACATCCTGGGAAAGAACATCCACCCAGCAGCAATGAGAGTATGGGACAAGGAACTGCCAACTTTAGTTGATTTTCTGTGGGAGAATTCAGAGCATTCCAATCTGCAGAATGATTGGGAAGAAAAACTGTTGGTGCTTTTGTCCCAAACTCTGGAAGCAATCACAGAGGAGACGTGGATCATCCAGCTCATTGTAGAAATGACCAAGCAAGTTCACATGTATCATCTTTCTCCCCTGGAGAAGGGTTTTCTGTACAAGTGTTTGGGAAGAGCGCTCCAAATGACCCAGGATAAAGTTATCGTTAAAAAAAGCCTTAAGGAAATGATACAGAGTGTTCAGCACAATGAAGATGCCGAGAGAGACGGGGTAGCCTCTGGCATTGGTAACTGTGCTTTAACCCATTTAGACACCACGCTCAGTGTGCTGAAGGATTTCACCAACTTAAAAACCTCTAAGACAACAAGTATCTTCCACCTGATTAAGAACCAAGGTGATGACGAAATAATAAAAGTGAAAAGCATGCTCATTTTATGCTATGggcaaataatatcacattgcccTGGTGATCTCATTCTGCCCAGAATAGAAACAGAAATTCTACACAATGTGCTGAGCAATTATAACCTGAAGATATTTGGACACAAAGTTGAGGTGAAGGACTTGACACTTAAATTAAATTTGATCAAGGCAGTGATGCTGTTGGCCAATGTTATCCATCCCAATGAAGAGCACACTTCCTACACTCTCACCAGAAAGGCAGAATTGCTGAGCTGCATGCAGGAGTTGGTCATGGCTGAACCAACAGAGACATTGACCACTTCAGTTCGAAAGTCTGCCATAGATGCCTGTACATCCCTCATAAAACTGGAGCCTTCATTTGATGTTAACAGTGAGCTGATTACTGTTTGTGTCAACAGTGTCTTCAACTTGCCAGCTTTGGAGTCCTGCAGTGTCAATGAAAGTACAAATATGGACATTGTAGAGAGACAGAAACTTTACAGTGAGACACTGGCTTCTCTGCAGCAATTTCTGAAGCAATGCCTTGTATTGGCTTTGTCTCCTGATGGGCTTCAAGCTCTATTTAAGAACATGGAGACTGGAATCCAATCCACAAAGGAGCATGACCGAGAAACAGCAATGGAGACCACTTTACAGCTGGTGACATTTTATCTGAATAACTTTGACATGAGCAAGAAGGTTCCATCCCATGATGTTGTGACTATTATTGGATGTGTCACACTTCAATGTGCAGATCCATCGCATGTTGTAAGGGAATCGGCGATTAAAAGTTTGTATGTATTAGTTTATATCCAATTACATCTTGAAGGGTTTCCTATGGGTCATCAAGATCAGGAAGTGGAGCACCTGAAAACCATCAAAGTCGGGTTAAATGAACTAAGCGATCAGGCCTTCTTTCAAACGTGCACCGATGTTGGTAATGTTTTATCAAAACACATCGCTAATGATCAGTTGGACACTCTACTCTTCACTATCTTTAATGGACTAACAGACAAGCAATGGAATGTTTCCTATGCAGCCTCCATTGTCACAAATGTCCTCATTAAAAAACGTGGAGCCAGTCTGGCAGACATTCCTGGAACAATCAAAGTGTTGTACAGTCACTTACACTCAATTACTGAGCCACGGGTGACACGCGCAGTGACTTATTCCATCTCCATTCTAGCGTCACACAATGTGCCAGCAGTTTTGTCCACGCTCCTCACTTACCCTGTTCCATTTGACAGACACATCAGCTCCATCTGGAAATCACTACTGAGAGAGAAGACACTAGCCACAGCCACAATTAAATATTTACTGGACAACTTAAAGTCATTGtacgatggcagcagtgattcccaTGCTAAAAGTGCTAAAGGTTCAGCAACTCAGCTGCGATTAGTTGGTCTCTGTGCTCTTCGTGAAGTGGTGTGTGACTCTGACTCTGGGCAAGTGATTAACAGTCTATATCCCCAGTTAGTCAGCAACCTTCTAATACATCTCAGCTTCAGTGTCTGGGTCAGGTTTCCTACCAACTTTCTCAACATTTCAAAGAACAGAACAACCTGCAGCCCATCTTTAAAACTAAATGAAGCTGATGCTTGTCACTATGCAGCCGAGATACTTCAAGCTGTCGTCACTAAGGGAAATGGTGATGCTGCAAACATGAGAGAAATGGAAGGATGGGACCTCATCATCAGTCCAAGAAAGCACCATGAGGGGGTAACACTGCTGGCAAGCACATTGACCGTGTGTGCTGCCCCTCAACTGAGCAGCATTGTGGAGGAACTCACTCCTTTCCTTGTCACTACAGGCACAAGTCAGAGAATCACAATTGCTGCCTTCTTTGGGGAGCTATTAAAACATTCAGTGGTGTCGGACTTATTGCTGATGGATACACTTCTGGAGAGTTTGGTTCAATGCTTGATTGATGAGTCTCCTATTGTCCAGTGGCTCGCTCTGGTAGGATTGGGAAATGCAGCAATCGGAGCTTCACAAAAGATCGACAAATACAGCATTAAATTGTTGTCCATTATGATATCTATCATTGACCAGACGTCCCGACCCAAGAATCTCATTGCCGTTGAGGCAATGTCGAACATTTCCAAAATTCTAGATCAGCGACAGAATTATGAAAATCCCATTCTTGGCAATGTAGCAATTGTAATTCAACCTTACTTAGATCATCAACACGAGAAAGTGAGAGCTGCAGCATTTAACGTACTCAGGAAGCTGATCATATTTCGAGCTGTGGAAATAAATACTCCATTTATGGAAGACATCAAGTCCACCTTTTTCAGCTTGCTGCTGCATCTCAATGATGAGAACATTGAGGTTGTCAAAATCTGCAAATCATCCCTGAAATTCTTTGGTGCTAGAATGGAGTCAGAAAATATAGATAAAATGTTCCGAGACCTTTCATTTGAGGAGACCACCCTGGACTATGAGGAATATTTAAATAACGTCTCCAAGCACATTGGCAAAGACTTGCCCAACCAGGTCACCTTCTACATAAACAGCTGTGCTGTCTTCATCAGGAATGTGCTACCTGAGATCAGAAGTAACGCAGTCACATTTCTTGGGTTTCTCATGGACAATGCACCACCAGATTATTACAGATCACCCGCTGCAGATCAGATTTGTGATGATGTTATTGCCTTGCTGTCAGATCCCGTGCAACATGTGCGAATGAAAGCAGCCAAGGCAATACGATACCTCTGCATGTATTAG